The window TGTTTATTATCTATTCCACACCCTATAGTAAGTACATTATATGtataatcttatttaatccttataacaactaGATATTATTATGATCAACTTCCTTTTagggatgaggaaactaaggctcaaaaaGATTAAGGAACCAACCCAATGTTGTTGCTGTTGGTGTAGTTGTTGGAAGCACTGTTTTAAAACAACTTCTCAAACTTATTTAACTCATGTGGATAACATGGTAGagttttgtcattaaaaaaaaaagccaccacgTAATACTTGCTAAGCCTTGCAAACAGCCCCGAGTTGATGCAGCAGACTGGGGATAGTAATGGCAAGATGTGCATTAACCTTTCAAAGATGGAATTCCAACCAGCACCAGATTGTTCcaatttgaaaatttttgttgGAGACCCTTGcgtaataactttttttaaaaagaagactgaattgttgctttttcctttaattttcccttcctacttagAAACATGGCTGGAGGCATTGACAAGCTCTGAAGAGGGGCTCAACCCAGGTGTGGCTGAATAGAGACCCTGAGTTCCTTccactgagattttaaaatagtagttattattattattattattattactattactattatcatttccTGAGTTCCTACTACGCGCTAGGCCCTGTACTATGCACTTGAGGCTCACAATCTTCCGTGAACCCCAAGCAGCTCCAAGGATCACTGACAGTCATCATGAGCAGCAGGTCATGGAGGGACTGGCCATGGTCTGCAGGGAGAGGGCCCCCTCTCCCTCCGGGAAGTCCTTCCGGGCCGGGCTCAGCGCAGACCCGGAGCTCCTGCCCACCGGGctgccttccctctctccccacccagtgATGGCCACCACGCTGGGCCTGAACCACAGCTCCGTGTCTGAATTCATCCTCGTGGGCTTCTCCACCTTCCCGCCACATCTCCTGCCAGTCTTCTTCCTGCTGTTCCTGCTCATGTACCTGTTCACCCTGCTGGGGAACCTGCTCATCATGGCCACTGTCTGGAGCGATCGCGGCCTGCACACGCCCATGTACCTCTTCCTGTGTGCCCTGTCCACCTCCGAGATCCTCTACACCTTGGCCATCACCCCGCGCCTGCTGGCCAACCTGCTCTCCACCAGCCGCACCATCGCCGTTGCGGCCTGTGTCAGCCAGATGTTCTTCTCCTTCATGTTCGGCTTCAcccactccctcctgctcactGCCATGGGCTATGACCGCTACGTGGCCATCTGCCACCCCCTGCGTTACAACGTGCTCATGAGCCCCCGTGGCTGTGCCTCCCTGGTGGCCTGGTCCTGGGCTGGTGGCTCGGTCATGGGGCTGGTGGTGACCACAGCCATTTTCCACCTCAACTTCTGTGGACCCCGTGAGGTCCACCATTTCTTCTGCCACGTGCCACCACTGTTGAAGCTGGCCTGTGGAACTAATGTACCAATAGTGGCCCTGGGCGTGGGTCTGGTGTGCATCACTGCCCTGCTGGGCtgctttctcctcatcctcctctcGTATGCCTTCATCGTGGCTGCCATCTTGAAGATCCCCTCAGCTGAGGGTCGGCACAAAGTCTTCTCCACCTGTGCCTCCCACCTCACTGTGGTGGTCGTGCACTATGGCTTTGCTTCTGTCATCTACCTCAAGCCCAAGGCTCCCCAGTCTCTGGAAGGAGACACCCTGATGGGCATCACCTACACGGTCCTCACACCCTTCCTCAGCCCCATCATCTTTAGTCTCAGGAACAAGGAGCTGAAGACTGCCATGAAGAAGACCTTCCTCAGCAAACTCGATCCCCAGAGCTCCTGAAGTGGTTTCTTTTGTGGCAGGGGATGTGTTGGGTAGAGTCACCTCAGgcttccatctataaaatgggaatgattatGCTTCACTGGTGATGATTCTTTTTTTGTAAGatcttatttgtttgagagagaaaatgcacaagcaggaggagcagcagagggagagggagaagcagtcttccctctgagcagggagcccgatgtggggctcgatcccaggaccctgagatcatgacctgagccgaaggcagacgcttaaccgactgagccacccgggtgcacCTGGTGGTGATTCTTCTATGTGAATTCCCCCACCTGCCTTCTTGGCAAGTACTCTAAATTCTAGgtgtgttttctctcctttcccccagtCTCAGTGACCTCATTCCTCCTGGATTCACTGGGGTCACAACCTCCTCAATATTGATCATGTATGTCAGCTTCCTCCTGGTTCCTGTGCCTGAGGGTGGCTGGGGGTGGCGGGTGGAGGCGTCATGCCCACATCGCTGTGTTGGGAAGCTTATGTGCATTGTTTATCACAAATATGTGAATGAGGGACACTTGCTTTgcccaaaatacataaattgtgattgggcacctactgtgtgctgagcaTTGTCCTCTACTCCAGACACATCATTGCTCTCGTTCTGAATACCATGttgaggaaaagaaagcatttttgatgaagaaaatgattgttcatttttttcgTTCTTCACATTTTTGGTGGAAAGGTGTCTCCCCCAAGTGTTGCCTTTGTTGGCTGAGCCGAATGACTGAGTATGCAAATTACAGAAAGAGAGGCAATCTGAATTTCTTCTTGGGAGAAAAGATATGTGTGGACAGGTGGTGCAAAGATGTGGGAGAGGACTAAGGAAGTGAGGACTGGGCTGAGGGAAAGGACTGGGACAGGAGGAAAAACCAGTTGCTGGAAACTGACCAGGACATAAAGGAGGTGATGGGCCCAGTGACTGGCGAAGAAGTTTGAGGAAAGAACGGACATGTAAATGGGCATTTTATAAGGTTTATGAAGTTGCCATCAAGTGCCTGATGTAAATTCcccttcccagactcccttgaaatcctcaataaatatcCATTTCTCTTTCATGTGTTGTGGAGTCAGATATATTAAGGGGAAGCATCCACAGGCTGGGTCCTGCTTCAAGGGAGGTGCTCAGGCAGAGTCAGGCAGCCCCTTGGGGTTCtgccacatttttaaatgaggaaatgggCAAAGTGAGGTTTGGGACTTGCTCAGGGTCGCAAAGCCAGCAAGGTGCAGGGATGCAGTATGGAGTCAGCCCAGTGAGTCCTCTGGGGTAATGGGTCTCCAAGTTGGGGACACATCACAGTCACCTGGAGGGCTGGTTAGGTCACAGGCTGCTGGGCCCCCCTCCAAAGTGTTTGATTTGACACATCTGTGAAAGGGCtctaaaatctgtatttctaacaaactcTCGGTGCTGAGGCTGCTGGTCTGATGATGACAGTTTGGAAACCCCTGCTCTACAGAATCTTTAGCTCAAAGATAGAGCCAGATATTTGAGTTGGAAACAaaagtaactttctttttttctctctctctctctttcttccttccttccttcctttcttttccttccttctttccttctttccttccttccttccttccttccttccttctttccttattaATAGTTATGGTGATaacagcttccattttttttcccattttggggGCCATTTATCATCAGCTAGGtgtggtcttttaaaaaacagctctATGGAGATGTacttcacataccatataattcaacCACTTAAAGATATATGTAATCATCACTGCAGtcaatttagaacattttcatcacctccaaaTAAAACCTTGTACCATTTAGCTGtcatccctctttcctccctcccctccaggctTAAGCAGCTACTAATCCactgtctttatagatttgcctgttctggacatttttttATAAAGGGTCATACAATATTGAtctttttgtgtttggcttctttcacttagcatgttttcaaggttcactcACATGGTAGCATGAACCagtgtttcattcctttttatggctgaatgatatccCATTGTTTGGATAGACtgcactttgtttatccattcatctgttgctaGATATTTGGTCTGTTTCTGACTTTTGGCTATAatgagtaatgctgcaataaacattcatGTTCAAGTTTCTGCGTGGACatacattttctacattttcattggggggggtatatacctaggagtggaattgagggatcgtatggtaactctatgctaaatcatttgaggaactgctagactgttttccaaagtggctgcatcatcttacatccccaccagcagtgtgtgagggtcccagtttctctacatccttgccaacactaaCATATCTAACTTTTTGATCATAACCATtctagtggtatcttattgtggttttgatttgattttcccTGATGACTACTGATAGGTACAGTCTTAAATGATTTAATACACAGCAGTTCTTTTACTTCACAAGGAAGATCatattattagctccattttgaAGACGAGGAAACAGAGATATAAAGAGATTAAATCCATTGGTTAAAGTTCTTGCCCCTGAAGTGGAAAAACTAGAATTCTTTAAGTTGGAACTGGGGATCAGAAGCATACATTTCTCAGGGGTTACAAGGAGAGGAAGCCAGTGTGTTCCAAGAAGGGATGAAGACCTGTATTGGAAAGGAGGGACCAATTTTAGCAAGCACTAATGAAATGAGGCAGAACTGGAGATATGCTgttctggggggggtgggaaggttAGGAAGAAACACCCAGTGTGAAAGGATGGGAGAGACACGTTATAAGCTTGACAAAACTGGCTGTAGcatttctggttttggttttcattaaTAGATGtattaatatagaaaatattgtCATGTTCAAACACCAAATTGTTTGCTCTAAAAAAACtcggaaccaaactgagggttacagaagggagggggtgggggtggggtaactgggtgatgggtattaagcagggcacgtgtggtggtgagcactgggtgttatacgcaactaacgaattgttgaacactacatcaaaaagtaatgatgtgctatatgctGGCTAcatgaacataataataataaaaataaataaataaataaattgaattgaattccacaaaaaattaaataaattttctataagaaaaaagaaactctgaCCCCTTTTGAAGCCAGGTTCCTGGGTTATATTGAGAAGATTCGAGGTAGTTAATTAGCAATATTTGGCAACATCCTTTGCCTCCCTTACAAAATGAGAAAGAGTCCCAGATGGTAAGAGCCGCCCCTCTTAGAGTTGTCATATACAAGGTATGTTTAAGTGACCAGCACAAGTCTTGGGGTGTAGCCAGAATTTGTCTGGTCACAGATCCAGAGACATCTTGGAGTATACTGGTTGGCCTGGGAAATGGGTAAGAGACTGTGAATTTGAAAGAGCTGATGGCAAAAATGGCTTCTGGATTATATCCAAGAAGTGTCAGTGTGGCTCCCTGTGGTCATCAGAAAATCAACTTACTCTAGTTTGATTGACCAATGTCAACGcattctgaaatttaaataaaccaTGTGTTTAGTCCTTTGCTTTATTTAGTATTAgttgttttgaaaatttaaaacaaccagAGAAACTGAACTTAGTGAATGTATGTTGTTTCTGTAAGTGACGAATTCTAAACTCCAAGGGCTGGGTCAGGACAGATGTTTGAGGCAGGGCTACGAAAGCACAGCATTGCATcccatctttatttaaaatgttgatgtgCTGTTCATCATaaattttttgcattaattttgacttttaaaatgctGCATTAAATATGATCTATCTAGATCACTGAATTTTTTGGTGGCCCCTTAAATTTGGTGGTCAAGGTGAATGCCTCACTTGCCTGACCCTAGTCCCTGCCCTGCTAGACTCTCCCTGCCTTGCCCCACCCCCAATAaccttgcatttatttttcctgaaaaggACCAAAAAATAGAAGCCATCATTAACTTATCTGGTGACAGAAAATAGGAATAGGAATAGGAATATATGCCAGAAAGTCAATGTAAACACAGCAGGATCTTAGGCGATGATCCTTGACATCACAGAGGTGGAGACAgctccccacccctctgctcactagtgctgaccaggacTGGTCCCCAcacccaggggtcctgtcccacCTCCCCTTTAGTATTCAGCTCCCACTTTCTgaagttccccccaccccctccattctTAACTGTTTGCCATTCCTTGCTAATGGTCCCCTTTGTGCCACATTCTTTGGTATCCCCCAAGGCAGAgccagagcccagagaggtgatTAAAAGGCCTGGAGCACAGAGAAGGGCTGTTGTTGGGGACATCTCCAGACTTTAGGGGACCCTTCCCTCCCTGCACTAATTGGAGTGTTTCAATGCTAATTGCTGGAGGCAAAGGCCAGCTTAAGAGATGCAATTTACTGCCTTCACCTCTATTGTTCTGTTCTCCTCCAATGTTGACCTTGACCCCCTTGCCTTGTCAGCTCCTTACTCAAGGgtgttttcctcctcctcctcctccccctcacccccaccccaggctatCTCTGTCCAGAGGCCAGAGGGATCTTTCTAAAgggaaaatctgaaaaatcacCAGTCTGTTTGTATACTCTTGAGATACAGTACAAACTCTAGTGTGGTTGGATCACTGCTTCATCTCCAATTCTATCCCTcagccctcccctgctctccagcCCCACTAGCCCCTTGGCTGTTCTGTAATAAATCAAGCATGCTAGGACCTCAGGAACTTTGCATAGGCTGTTGCTTCTACCTGGAACACCCTCCCCTTACTCTTACACATCCTTAGGTCTGACCTTAAATGCCATGTCCTCAGGAAAGCCTTTCCTGATTTCCCCATACTAAGTTACCACCCCTATTATAAGCAACTCTtatcatagcaacttctttctttttcttcatagcatttatcacagtTTATCGTATATATTCACTAGGTTGATTATTTGCTTAATATCCacgtctttctctctcaagtacaAGCACTGAAATCAGGGGTTATGTTTAATCAGTTTAACATTGTATCCCTAGTGGCATCTAAAAAAGTGCCTGGcgcacagtagatgctcaataactGTTGAATAAATACAACAAGGTTTGTCATCACTggtactattgacatttggggatGGCTCATTCTTTGTGGTaggggctgttctgtgcattgtaggatgttgaaCAGCATTCCTGGCCTTCACCCACTAGATATTGTAGAGCATCTCACCCTCCTTCAGCTGTAATAACCAAAAATTCTCCATAAACTTCCAAGTGTCCTCTGGGGAGCACTGGTGAGAGTCATGCCCCTTTTGGTGGCCGTTAGTGCTTGGTCCATATCTTGGTGAGAGCCCTGGTATTTCTGTGTGTCATTCCATCAAGAACCTAGAAACTCTTCAAAGACAGGGAATAGCAATGGACCCATCTCCGTACTACCAAAACTAGCACAGCATTTGAGACACAGAAGGTTGCAAATAATTATTGAACAGGTCTTAAAAAGTTCTTATTAATTGAGTGCCATTGCATGCCAGTCATTGTCAATTGCCCTACATAGATGATATTTAATTCTCAGAACTATGCTAAGGGATGACTACGTTATTATTAAACCCATTTTAACaataagaaactgaggccaagagatgGGATGTGATTTAACCAACGCCACTTTGCTTCATCACTTAACCACTGCACCGGCCTGTTTGCAATTCAGAGCATCTTTTTATCTCTTGAGAGACCTAGGTTTCACCAATCTCTAGTGCCATTAGCTGTTGCCATGGTGATGAGTCATGGGGACCATTCATGGAGGCTAGGAGCCATAGAGAGGAGGATATTCCAGGAGAAGAAAATTCTGGGAGAAGAGGGTTAGATCAGGAAGTTTAGTTGGAGCAGCACTTCTCCCAATGGTGCCCCCTGCTGGATCCCAATCCTCTCCACTGAAGACCTACTCCTTCTGCAGCACTGATAACAAAGATGGATACATCAAAGTTGATGGCTCCAATTGGTCATTGCCTCAACTCACACCTCTCTCCCTGATCCCAAGCTCATCAAACAAAACTTGAAATTATAAGGCCATCCTAAGTACTGTGGATATccttgtgccaggcaccatgctaagccCTTCACAAGCATTGTCttacttcagtctttttttttttttaaagagttttatttatttattgagagagagagagaatgatagagagagagcatgagagggaggagggtcagagggagaagcagactccctgctgagcagggagcccgatgcaggattcgatcctgggactccaggatcatgacctgagccgaaagcagttgcttaaccaactgagccacccaggcgccccaatgtctTACTTCAGTCTTAAAACTATCTTAGAAGGTAGATGCTGTGCATTCTTTCAGGGtaggctcagagagaggaagtgagcTGCCTAAGCACAAAGAGCAATGTATGAGAGCCAATTTCCCCACCCCACTGCAACAGTGTTAAcaaacttgaaaatttttttgGACTTCTGCTTGGATAGACAAAAATGTACCTCACAGTTACATTCATTTGCCATCATTCTTCTAAattgatttattcaacaaatatttgagaactTACATATACTGTGTAGGCATATAGCAGTTTGCAAAATGGGCCGAGAGTCCCTGACTACCTCAAACAACATTCTGGGGGCAGAGACAGACAATATCCAACAAGCAGATATATGCAGGTGGTAATAAGCACGTGTCAGATAACGCAGATCAAGAGACATAGGACATGGCCAGGGTGTTTCTATTTTGTGTGGTATGGTCAGAGAAGGGCTCTATGATTTTTGAGCAGAAATGTTTTCAGGGAATTAAGATCGAGTTGCTGTTTCCTGAGATAGATTGTGgaagaattgtgtgtgtgtgagagagagagacagacagacagagagagagagataatgataaCGACAATGAGAACTTCCAAGAGTTAAGTTTTGGACACACTAAGTTTGAGAAGCCTACTAGATATCCATGTGGAGATATGGCGTAGGCAGTTGGATAGGGATGAAGATAAGAATTTGGGGGTCACCTGTGTGCAGAGTGTACATAAAGCCCTGCTTTATGTGAATTTATCTGCCCTGATCCCTCATTGTGAGGCTataatgagataatgtacatgAGGGGTAACAGGAAATATGCAGTGCAGTGTACATTCTGCAAAGGAGGATGGTCTGGGTTTCCCACTTTTGACTGAAATTGTTTCCTACATCCTCCCACTTCATGATAACATGGGATATTTTTATTGCTCAAGTTACAGAGAAAAATTGAATTCAACTTTAGGACAAATGAAGAATAGTTTACTATTCAACTTAAACAtgaataaacatattttcttttttttttagttttggctAATTTGACTAATTTATTGCTTGTGTATTTTAATTACATGTGTTGTTGTGTAAAACAGTATCACAATAAACTAATGTCCATTAAGTATTATGataaattgccttttaaaataattcataagttCATATTCAGAAACAatttaaggaaaactttttttaaaatttcatttataagtaatctctacacccaacatagggctgaaactcacaaccctgaaatcaagtcacaggctctaccaactgagccagccaggtgcctaaagaaaacatttttttattgagatataattgacgcataacattgtgtaagtttaaggtgtactatgtgttgatttgatatatttacatattgcaatatgattactacTATAGCATTAGCTGATacctctatcatgtcacataattaccatttcatttttgtggTGGGAACAactaagatctagtctcttagcaacttttaagttACTGGTACAGTATTGTTATCCATAATCACTATGCTATGGGTGAGAcctccaggacttatttatctactgGTTGCAaatttgtacccttaaacaacatctccCCAAACCCCCCTCAGTCCCTGGTAACCAaccattttactctgttttcacgagttcagcttttttaggtTTTGCATATAAGTgatattatacagtatttgtcattctcttaaatatacatattttcaacaaattataAATACGTATAAATTATGTAGAATGGTCAACCTTAAATCCCCCCCTCATGCCCACAGGGAAATATTAAGCCGGTCTGATCATGAGATATGCCTTTATCCTGGACTCTGCACTCATTGTGGCCCAACAAAGAGCTCCCCACTGGCCTGTGTGCCACATCACTCTCTAACACAACAGGGAATTTCTCACGGTGGGACTTTTTCCTTGAACTTATTGTGGAGAtgtctctgtttctctgcagCTGCTTAAGATGCACACTTGCAATGCAGAGGTTTccttgattttgtgtgtgtgtgtgtgagtctgctTTATTACTGTTTCTAACTGCTATTGCACAGATCTGTGTAATGCCGAAATTTTGGGTGCTTTGTTCTCCTCTGTTATAATCTAGCTTAGTCTTTTGTAGCCTTGCAAAATCCATGCTGTAGGTACCCATTGCTGCCTAGTAGAAGGTGGAGACCTGAcatcttccatttttcttcataatatgGATTAATGATCATGGGAGTAATTAGACCACCCTGGCTTCTGGCAGGAGAAGAACAGATCCCATGTTTGATGCTGCCTGATAAAGTGTCCTGCAGCAGGTAAGAATCATGAAGTCTGATGTTCTCTGTGTGTCATCATCTCATACATCTTAATACACTCTTAATGCTGATTAACCATTGCCTTCAAGGGTACTTGTAAACCTGAAAGCATCAGATAAATTTAGGTTATCACATGTTTACAGggtgccatttctttttttttatgttatgttaatcaccttacattacatcattagtttttgatgtagtgttccacgattcattatttgtgtataacacccagtgctccatgcagaacgtgccctctttaatacccatcaccaggctaacccatcctcccaccgacctcccctgtagaaccctcagtttgtttttcagagtccatcgtctctcatggttcatctccccctccaatttcccccacttcattcttcccttcctgctatcttcttcttcttcttcttcttttttttttttttttgctggagtggtggggggtgggcgggatggggtggctgggtgatagacattggggagggtatgtgctatggtgagcactgtgaattgtgcaagactgttgaatcacagatctgtacctctgaaacaaataatacattatatgttacagGGTGCCATTTCTAATGGTAGCATCTGATAACACAATTTAGCTGTTTCCAAGTAATTCTTCCCAGATCATCATATTTTTTCTGGGTAGAGTTTGCTGAGGAAGGTCTTCTTCATGGCAGTCTTCAGCTCCTTGTTCCTGAGACTAAAGATGATGGGGCTGAGGAAGGGTGTGAGGACCGTGTAGGTGATGCCCATCAGGGTGTCTCCTTCCAGAGACTGGAGAGCCTTGGGCTTGAGGTAGATGACAGAAGCGAAGCCATAGTGCACGACCACCACAGTGAGGTGGGAGGCACAGGTGGAGAAGGCTTTGTGCCGA of the Halichoerus grypus chromosome 1, mHalGry1.hap1.1, whole genome shotgun sequence genome contains:
- the LOC118533699 gene encoding olfactory receptor 10H1-like, whose product is MATTLGLNHSSVSEFILVGFSTFPPHLLPVFFLLFLLMYLFTLLGNLLIMATVWSDRGLHTPMYLFLCALSTSEILYTLAITPRLLANLLSTSRTIAVAACVSQMFFSFMFGFTHSLLLTAMGYDRYVAICHPLRYNVLMSPRGCASLVAWSWAGGSVMGLVVTTAIFHLNFCGPREVHHFFCHVPPLLKLACGTNVPIVALGVGLVCITALLGCFLLILLSYAFIVAAILKIPSAEGRHKVFSTCASHLTVVVVHYGFASVIYLKPKAPQSLEGDTLMGITYTVLTPFLSPIIFSLRNKELKTAMKKTFLSKLDPQSS